A region of Acidithiobacillus ferridurans DNA encodes the following proteins:
- a CDS encoding DNA cytosine methyltransferase codes for MLTNYREIRHFHLFCGLGGGSAGFNRGQARVGSMRARYRCLGGVDSDQRAVADFSRLAGVPGTVLDLFDRDQYRAFHGEEPPAGWREATSADIRKAAGNERPHIVFTSPPCKAFSGLLSEGKSKTERYQALNRLTVRGIWLTLEAWKDDLPEFVILENVPRIQNRGRHLLDQIGGLLRRYGYAVAETTHDCGELGGLAETRKRFLMVARHMEKVPPFLYEPEKRPLLAVGDILGRMPMPGDPSGGAMHRVPSLQWKTWVRLAFVEVGGDWRSLNKLAVQDGTLKDYLILPERRVHYLGVNAWNAPSGTISGRGGVTNGRYAVADPRFQGTAEYGQYGVRDWEDSIGAISGQSAPGGGRYAVADPRSGYKSTTHQNIYRIVPWDSVSKTVVGASHVAGGALAVADPRTGLTRTKGDNYLKAAHYGVVPWTDACGAVSAAAGHDNGKWSVADPRASCFSTVNEADEMPAQSAKLVAIKRALDNTWHRAFTTLELAALQGLVDPEEHLELEGLSDSAWRERIGNAVPPSAAQAIAAVMGQTLLLAWSGETFMLYALPIWVQPVAVVLSVSPGVKAQ; via the coding sequence ATGCTGACGAATTACCGGGAGATCCGCCATTTTCACTTGTTCTGCGGCCTTGGCGGCGGTTCCGCAGGCTTCAACCGTGGTCAGGCTCGCGTCGGTTCCATGCGGGCCCGTTACCGTTGCCTGGGCGGTGTGGATTCTGATCAGAGGGCCGTCGCGGACTTTTCGCGACTGGCCGGCGTGCCTGGGACCGTGCTGGATCTCTTCGACCGGGATCAGTACCGCGCCTTTCACGGCGAGGAGCCGCCTGCGGGTTGGCGCGAGGCGACGTCGGCGGACATCCGCAAGGCGGCGGGCAATGAGCGGCCCCATATCGTCTTTACCAGCCCGCCGTGCAAGGCGTTCTCCGGACTCCTGTCCGAAGGCAAGAGCAAGACCGAGAGATACCAGGCTCTCAACCGGCTCACTGTGCGCGGCATTTGGCTGACCCTGGAGGCATGGAAAGACGATCTCCCCGAGTTTGTGATTCTGGAGAACGTCCCACGGATACAAAACCGTGGTCGGCACCTACTGGATCAGATTGGTGGGCTGCTGCGTCGCTATGGGTATGCGGTGGCCGAGACCACGCACGATTGCGGCGAGTTGGGCGGCCTTGCCGAAACGCGCAAGCGGTTCCTGATGGTGGCCCGACACATGGAAAAGGTACCGCCTTTCCTCTATGAGCCGGAAAAGCGCCCCTTGCTGGCCGTGGGCGACATTCTGGGCCGGATGCCCATGCCTGGAGATCCCTCTGGCGGCGCCATGCACCGAGTCCCTTCTCTGCAATGGAAGACCTGGGTGCGTCTGGCCTTCGTGGAGGTCGGCGGCGATTGGCGATCACTCAACAAACTGGCGGTCCAGGATGGAACCCTCAAGGATTATTTGATTCTGCCGGAGCGCCGCGTCCACTACCTGGGCGTCAATGCCTGGAATGCCCCGAGCGGGACCATTTCGGGGCGTGGCGGTGTCACCAATGGGCGCTACGCTGTAGCCGATCCGCGTTTCCAGGGGACCGCTGAGTATGGCCAGTACGGTGTCCGGGATTGGGAAGACAGCATCGGTGCTATCAGCGGGCAATCCGCGCCTGGCGGTGGCCGGTACGCGGTCGCCGACCCGCGATCAGGCTACAAGAGCACTACGCACCAGAACATATATCGCATCGTCCCGTGGGACAGCGTGAGTAAAACCGTCGTGGGCGCATCCCATGTGGCTGGCGGTGCCCTCGCTGTAGCTGATCCCCGCACGGGCCTGACCCGTACCAAAGGCGATAATTATCTCAAGGCGGCCCATTACGGTGTTGTGCCGTGGACGGATGCCTGCGGGGCGGTATCGGCGGCAGCCGGACATGATAACGGCAAGTGGAGCGTAGCTGACCCGCGCGCTTCCTGTTTTTCGACCGTGAATGAGGCGGACGAAATGCCCGCTCAGAGCGCCAAGCTGGTGGCCATCAAACGCGCTCTGGACAACACCTGGCATCGGGCATTCACCACTCTGGAGCTGGCGGCCCTGCAAGGGCTGGTGGACCCCGAAGAGCATCTGGAACTGGAAGGCCTCAGCGATTCGGCCTGGAGGGAACGCATTGGAAACGCAGTTCCCCCGTCGGCGGCACAGGCCATCGCCGCGGTGATGGGTCAAACACTCCTGCTGGCGTGGTCCGGAGAGACGTTCATGCTCTATGCCCTGCCCATCTGGGTGCAGCCGGTGGCGGTGGTACTGAGCGTCAGTCCTGGGGTTAAGGCTCAGTGA
- a CDS encoding phosphoadenosine phosphosulfate reductase family protein, which translates to MSVSGGKDSTATLLLALERVPREQIVAIFCDTGNEIPITYIYLDDLERHLGIRVHRLKADFSAEIAAKRRFIARDQRTNREYQRVPVLDVYGNPVPSRDSQGRIHYRTVIRKGIKQQEIVPKMRKAHGKKVRWSNKAKRRALTVLQPTGNPFLDLCLWKGRFPSRMAQFCTEELKRNIAVTFQLDLIDHGFSVVSWQGIRRDESQNRRNAKRLERIGPKLWAFRPLVDWTAQQTVDFVRSQDCPLNPLYSQGQSRVGCVCINTNKQGLAQTAYRYPDEIDRIEDWEWLVGQASKRGFSTFMCDADDRKDRRAIFADLNIRSRVEWAMGGNGTMDLFADVPIDIPVCASAYGLCE; encoded by the coding sequence GTGAGCGTATCAGGAGGCAAGGACTCGACAGCGACCTTGCTGCTGGCTCTGGAGCGCGTACCCCGTGAGCAGATTGTGGCGATTTTTTGCGATACGGGCAATGAAATCCCCATTACCTATATCTATCTGGACGATCTGGAGCGTCATCTGGGTATCAGGGTCCATCGCCTCAAGGCGGACTTTTCTGCGGAGATCGCCGCCAAGCGAAGATTTATCGCCCGCGACCAACGGACCAATCGCGAATATCAACGGGTACCTGTATTGGACGTATATGGGAACCCTGTCCCATCCAGGGACTCCCAGGGTCGCATTCACTATCGCACAGTTATTCGCAAAGGGATTAAACAGCAAGAAATTGTCCCGAAAATGCGAAAGGCGCATGGTAAAAAGGTGCGCTGGTCTAACAAGGCCAAGAGGCGGGCGCTCACAGTCTTACAGCCAACCGGCAACCCATTCTTGGATCTGTGCTTATGGAAAGGGCGCTTTCCGTCTCGCATGGCCCAATTCTGCACCGAAGAACTCAAGCGCAATATCGCCGTAACTTTTCAACTCGATCTGATTGACCACGGCTTTTCGGTCGTCTCCTGGCAAGGGATTCGCCGTGATGAATCCCAGAATCGCCGTAACGCGAAACGCCTGGAACGTATCGGCCCAAAGCTATGGGCTTTTCGGCCTCTGGTGGACTGGACCGCACAACAGACCGTGGATTTTGTACGCTCCCAGGACTGCCCCTTGAATCCTCTTTATTCTCAGGGGCAAAGCCGGGTTGGGTGCGTGTGCATCAATACCAACAAGCAAGGTTTAGCCCAGACCGCTTATCGCTATCCAGATGAAATAGACCGCATAGAAGATTGGGAATGGTTAGTTGGGCAAGCATCCAAGAGGGGGTTTTCCACCTTTATGTGTGATGCCGACGATCGTAAAGATCGTAGGGCCATTTTTGCCGACCTTAACATCCGATCCCGTGTGGAGTGGGCGATGGGCGGTAACGGTACCATGGATCTGTTTGCTGACGTTCCCATAGATATTCCAGTTTGCGCGTCTGCCTATGGGCTGTGCGAATAA
- a CDS encoding NgoMIV family type II restriction endonuclease codes for MAAHFAEARKAFHAALLESTLTINSIGVVSNADSSNTTSKAIAKGIAELLEAETIGERIAGQTSGNQFESICADFVRETFLKLGHIRPGAWDVHQVTGRNRLEIAKYEQYAHLIALDRAAKNDAELAAALGSDYTITPDIVVVRDTIEDGVINAQICLVNDHVTTLSSLRKKNSGHPLLHASISCKWTIRSDRAQNARSEALNLVRNRKGRLPHIVVVTAEPTPSRLASIALGTGDIDCVYHFALYELQETVQTLGMDDAADLLAVMVNGNRLKDISDLPLDLAV; via the coding sequence ATGGCGGCCCATTTCGCAGAAGCCCGCAAGGCATTCCATGCCGCGCTGCTAGAGTCAACTCTGACCATCAATAGCATTGGAGTAGTCAGCAATGCCGACAGCAGCAACACTACGAGCAAAGCAATCGCCAAAGGCATCGCGGAACTCCTTGAGGCCGAGACCATCGGGGAGCGGATTGCGGGTCAGACCTCGGGCAACCAGTTCGAGAGCATTTGCGCTGACTTCGTGCGCGAAACATTCCTCAAGCTGGGGCACATCCGCCCCGGTGCCTGGGACGTGCATCAAGTCACTGGCCGAAATCGCTTAGAAATCGCCAAGTATGAACAGTACGCGCACTTAATCGCACTGGATCGCGCCGCGAAAAACGATGCCGAGTTAGCTGCCGCTCTGGGAAGCGACTATACCATTACGCCAGATATTGTGGTGGTACGCGACACTATCGAGGATGGCGTTATCAATGCACAAATATGCTTGGTCAATGATCACGTAACTACGCTTTCCAGCCTCCGAAAGAAAAATAGCGGCCATCCCTTACTGCACGCAAGCATTTCCTGCAAATGGACAATTCGCAGTGATAGGGCACAAAACGCCAGGTCGGAAGCCTTAAACCTGGTACGTAACCGCAAGGGACGCCTGCCGCACATTGTGGTCGTCACAGCAGAGCCAACACCAAGTCGTCTTGCTTCGATCGCCTTGGGAACAGGGGACATTGACTGCGTGTATCACTTCGCTTTGTACGAACTGCAGGAAACCGTGCAGACTCTCGGCATGGATGACGCAGCTGATCTTCTGGCAGTAATGGTTAATGGCAATCGCCTGAAAGACATTTCAGATTTACCGCTTGACTTGGCGGTATGA
- a CDS encoding DNA cytosine methyltransferase, whose product MNQFTSLEICSGAGGQALGLEMAGFNHAALVELDSAACATLRLNRPCWNVAEGDLRKFSGIPYKGVDLVAGGVPCPPFSKAGKQLGAKDDRDLFPEAIRLVDECRPQAVMLENVRGLLDAVFDDYRNKVEKQLKKLGYMPGWRLHNASDYGVSQLRPRVVFVGIRKDLAAGFSWPEPLKANPPTVGELLHDLMKSNGWQGADRWREQANAIAPTLVGGSKKHGGPDLGPTRAKRAWASLGVDGMGLWDEAPPRNFVGMPRLTPRMTARIQGFPDEWQFSGRKTATYRQIGNAFPPPVASAVARQIFAALAIKRIFKVS is encoded by the coding sequence ATGAACCAATTCACCTCGCTAGAAATATGTTCAGGTGCTGGTGGCCAGGCTCTCGGTCTAGAGATGGCTGGATTCAACCATGCCGCCTTAGTCGAGCTGGATTCGGCGGCATGCGCTACGTTGCGCCTCAACCGCCCGTGTTGGAACGTGGCTGAGGGGGATTTGCGCAAGTTTAGCGGCATCCCCTACAAAGGCGTTGATCTGGTGGCCGGAGGAGTGCCCTGCCCGCCGTTCTCTAAAGCGGGTAAGCAGCTTGGCGCCAAAGATGATCGTGATCTGTTCCCAGAAGCGATCCGACTGGTCGACGAGTGCCGCCCGCAAGCGGTAATGCTTGAGAATGTGCGGGGACTGCTTGATGCGGTCTTTGACGACTACCGCAACAAGGTGGAAAAGCAGCTCAAAAAGCTTGGCTATATGCCTGGATGGCGACTGCACAACGCTTCGGACTATGGCGTTTCTCAACTCCGTCCGCGTGTGGTATTCGTGGGCATCCGTAAAGATCTGGCCGCCGGATTCTCCTGGCCTGAGCCGCTCAAGGCTAACCCACCTACCGTGGGCGAACTTTTGCACGACCTTATGAAAAGCAATGGTTGGCAGGGGGCCGACCGCTGGCGAGAGCAGGCCAACGCGATTGCCCCCACGCTGGTGGGCGGCTCAAAGAAACACGGTGGTCCTGATCTTGGTCCGACCCGTGCAAAACGCGCCTGGGCCAGCCTCGGCGTAGATGGAATGGGATTGTGGGACGAGGCTCCACCGCGTAACTTCGTCGGCATGCCTCGCCTGACACCACGCATGACTGCCAGAATTCAGGGCTTCCCGGATGAATGGCAGTTTTCAGGTCGAAAGACCGCGACCTATCGCCAGATCGGCAATGCGTTCCCACCGCCAGTTGCATCCGCTGTCGCTCGCCAGATTTTCGCAGCTTTGGCCATCAAACGCATTTTCAAGGTTTCGTGA
- a CDS encoding 1-acyl-sn-glycerol-3-phosphate acyltransferase translates to MPGHLILVRPHMSLLDGLVVARYLHQIGGHCGYLFAVDPDYARHPFWRIALSWYGRLNGHQRMIALDQRSPMALREIFHTLKNGHGVVLFPQGTGISDPARPDLPGASWLMRKSRCLVTEICLDHSCRIPQVVHQGRGRRATKVGYMQKEID, encoded by the coding sequence ATGCCGGGTCACCTGATCCTTGTCCGTCCGCATATGTCGTTGCTGGACGGCCTAGTCGTTGCCCGTTACCTGCATCAGATTGGCGGCCACTGTGGCTACCTCTTCGCCGTCGATCCCGATTATGCCCGCCATCCATTCTGGCGAATAGCTCTGTCCTGGTATGGCCGACTAAACGGTCACCAGCGTATGATTGCACTTGACCAACGGTCACCTATGGCGTTGCGGGAGATTTTTCATACCCTGAAAAATGGCCACGGAGTAGTACTGTTTCCGCAAGGAACGGGTATTTCTGATCCGGCACGGCCAGACCTGCCAGGAGCCTCTTGGTTAATGCGAAAATCACGATGCCTGGTTACGGAGATTTGCTTGGATCACTCCTGCCGGATTCCTCAAGTCGTGCATCAGGGGCGTGGAAGGCGAGCAACAAAAGTTGGCTATATGCAAAAAGAGATTGACTAG
- a CDS encoding CCDC81 family HU domain 1-containing protein: protein MTELDDDATEGQIADFFAAELSGDYGAWGIGIIEYYCSRCDMTFEFISDELQSYNPLIIEWHKKAKLGDYFSRFVFEYLAFIANLKNHICISAKSDRHAIQHLKRDSAREIRYIKLVMDNKLLRDMWVSVIKELDSNPLHNTSHDLDFPAIDGWWNNIGDHIDKSNNSRKGVVISLSDWGNMVEFWYGVRNNLFHGGKDPNIQRDCFLVERAYRTLAAFMENEIMSIPSAYKGF, encoded by the coding sequence ATGACAGAACTGGATGATGATGCTACAGAAGGCCAGATAGCGGATTTTTTTGCTGCTGAACTCTCAGGGGATTATGGTGCTTGGGGCATTGGTATTATCGAGTATTACTGTTCACGATGTGATATGACTTTTGAGTTTATTAGCGACGAATTGCAAAGCTATAACCCTCTGATTATTGAGTGGCATAAAAAAGCCAAACTTGGAGATTATTTTTCTCGGTTTGTTTTTGAGTATTTAGCATTCATTGCAAACTTAAAAAATCACATCTGTATCAGCGCAAAAAGTGATAGACATGCAATCCAGCATTTAAAGCGAGATTCTGCTCGGGAAATAAGGTATATAAAACTAGTTATGGACAATAAATTATTGCGCGATATGTGGGTTTCTGTGATCAAAGAATTAGATAGCAATCCGCTTCATAACACGTCACATGATTTAGATTTTCCTGCGATTGATGGGTGGTGGAACAATATTGGTGACCATATTGATAAAAGCAATAACTCCAGGAAAGGCGTTGTGATATCGTTGTCTGATTGGGGAAACATGGTCGAATTCTGGTACGGGGTAAGGAACAATCTATTTCATGGAGGTAAGGATCCAAATATTCAGAGAGACTGTTTCCTCGTCGAGCGCGCTTATAGAACCTTGGCGGCATTTATGGAGAATGAAATAATGTCTATTCCATCCGCATATAAAGGCTTTTAG